One stretch of Agelaius phoeniceus isolate bAgePho1 chromosome W unlocalized genomic scaffold, bAgePho1.hap1 SUPER_W_unloc_2, whole genome shotgun sequence DNA includes these proteins:
- the LOC143692736 gene encoding olfactory receptor 14J1-like: MSNSSSIRQFLLLALADTRQLQLLHFCLLLGISLAALLGNGLIISAVACGHHLHTPMFFFLLNLALADLGSICTTVPKAMHNSLWDTSNISYTACAAQLFFFMFFIGAEFCLLTIMCYDRYVSICKPLHYGTLLGSRACAHMAAAAWASAFLTALMHTANTFSLPLCHGNALGQFFCEIPQILKLSCSKSYLRELGLIAVSSCLAFGCFVFIVFSYVQIFRAVLRIPSEQGRHKAFSTCLPHLVVVSLFISTAVFSHLKPPSMSSPSLDLALSVLYSVVPPALNPLIYSLRNQELKAAVACQMTGFML, encoded by the coding sequence atgtccaacagcagctccatcaggcagttcctgctgctggcattggcagacacacggcagctgcagctcctgcacttctgcctcttgctgggcatctccctggctgccctcctgggcaacggcctcatcatcagcgccgtagcctgcggccaccacctgcacacgcccatgttcttcttcctgctcaacctggccctcgctgacctgggctccatctgcaccactgtccccaaagccatgcacaattccctctgggacaccagcaacatctcctacactgcatgtgctgctcagctctttttctttatgttcttcattGGAGCAGAGTTTtgcctcctgaccatcatgtgctacgaccgctacgtgtccatctgcaaacccctgcactacgggaccctcctgggcagcagagcttgtgcccacatggcagcagctgcctgggccagtgcctttctcactgctctcatgcacacagccaatacattttccctgcccctgtgccatggcaatgccctgggccagttcttctgtgaaatccctcagatcctcaagctctcctgctctaaatcctacctcagggaacttgggctaaTTGCTGTGAGTTCCTGTTTAGCATTCggatgttttgtgttcattgttttctcctatgtgcagatcttcagggctgtgctgaggatcccctctgagcagggacggcacaaagccttttccacctgtcTCCCTCACCTGGTCGTGGTCTCTCTGTTCATCAGCACTGCAGTGTTTTcccacctgaagcccccctccatgtcctctccatccctggatctggccctgtcagttctctactcggtggtgcctccagccctgaaccccctcatctacagcctgaggaaccaggagctcaaagctgcagt